Proteins found in one Aethina tumida isolate Nest 87 chromosome 1, icAetTumi1.1, whole genome shotgun sequence genomic segment:
- the LOC109594869 gene encoding flagellar attachment zone protein 1 isoform X3: MANTKKLKTHNQLKYVSKVLSDSETSRSTSCGIDTISTDMEDVNVKNYELSFLQDHFELIKGRLFDSEKSLHNKTVLIEIMRVQMREMEQSQKILIDEKNTLKIKYRSIVHDFITLKQMCKELKDDNKHLRTALQKLGNIYSASTGLDHTFIDKFLVEQKVVLNDITCKCDNNALDIPEKKYGPTDKIKCQRCGLYKNFMSIEDVITEYTDVISKLEGELGVLDSSINKLYSSNLDRVIEEDSSKQNDLSYINKEEKMTCVRYVRSTGVETESLEYPPIQQGNLAVSYVKSIMGPSGNNLSIFEENCQLKVQIQYFRSRLKNTEKILLDKEAQIIKLKSRNDKSNKTFLENIVAENDRVVKENKRLSKENERLLKQDEHLLKEKETVITKLKSKIDKLSNEQPPYFKVFKKKIMKYLLQEYNIHQDIAQSLSISDKNIMEIPQHDTLESNETCLLNVLKTNKSLLNAEAQKLSELLNDLENTKVTLDKVKEEREADILEKQSIQEELVKCQNGLEEAAAETNSFKRKLSELNMRLNSCQSSLPRIQKENQIMTRKVKSAEEQNSAMKNQLIEMQTKTEILEETQKQLRQSINEQANCKEEIKKAQSDLSKCNQELEEISAEKQRLTKEIESIQHTHNKIILELMAKCNEDRGVEEKAIFKIKSLEKLVEVLKKENKELKFKVVSLKQVKTIGDSYKVKLNETDIELNALKSEMTIIQRQIEQNNEDKEKLEKEMVEIQTQLTRALDDKRKLEIQLNEKEKMNEKISEVQIQLSKTMNEKNKLELEVKDLSQQVNNYKEVVEKLEQQKKEMVGLLEEADKTQSRLLEQCNYGDNVNAEFGLLKKLYEGQQSLYQRKLCQKEDQYNMKVREMDELVDKICLMSPQINDHVRDEMKKYFAKSIDGEGDIVSWIDQKAKILSEHLSSLTVFEIQIKDSVTRLLNKLEINIGDLCGNDRSSVKSILEELLSVLKITKAAENNKTINADTLNVKSSSTYLPRTPVQRGLTDCLVKRKMK; encoded by the exons ATGGCAAATACTAAGAAGCTAAAAACACACAATcagttaaaatatgtttcaaaagTGCTTTCCGATTCAGAAACATCCAGGTCCACATCATGCGGAATTGATACTATTTCCACTGACATGGAagatgtaaatgtaaaaaattacgaATTGAGC TTTCTTCAAGACCATTTTGAACTAATCAAAGGGCGATTATTTGACTCAGAAAAGTCGttacataataaaacagtTCTTATCGAAATAATGAGAGTACAAATGAGAGAAATGGAGCAGTctcaaaaaatactaattgatgagaaaaataccttaaaaataaaatacagatcCATCGTTCATGATTTTATTACCTTGAAACAAATGTGTAAAGAA TTGAAAGACGACAATAAGCATTTACGTACTGCCTTGCAAAAACTAGGAAACAT ATATAGTGCAAGCACTGGCTTAGACCATACGTTCATTGATAAATTTCTCGTGGAACAAAAGGTCGTCCTAAACGATATTACATGTAAATGTGATAACAATGCCTTAGATATCCCAGAAAAGAAGTATGGACCAACTGATAAAATCAAATGTCAAAGATGTggtctatataaaaattttatgagtaTTGAGGATGTCATAACGGAATACACAGATGTAATATCAAAGCTTGAAGGTGAACTCGGTGTATTAGATTCATCCATAAACAAGCTATATTCCAGTAATTTGGACAGAGTGATTGAAGAAGACTCTTCTAAGCAGAACGACTTATCCTAcataaataaagaagaaaaaatgacTTGTGTGCGATACGTCCGTAGCACAGGTGTAGAGACTGAGAGTTTAGAGTATCCACCTATACAACAAGGAAATTTAGCTGTTTCTTATGTTAAAAGCATAATGGGGCcgtcaggaaataatttatctatttttgaagaaaactgTCAGCTTAAGGTACAGATTCAATATTTTCGATCACGTTTAAAaaacacagaaaaaatattactggACAAAGAAGcccaaataataaaactgaaaagcAGAAATGATAAATCGAACAAaacttttttggaaaatattgtgGCGGAGAACGACAGAGTAGTTAAAGAGAACAAACGCCTTTCGAAAGAGAACGAACGTCTCCTAAAACAAGACGAACACCTGCTGAAAGAAAAAGAAACTGTAATAACCAaattaaagtctaaaattgaCAAACTTTCGAATGAGCAACCACCTTATTTTAAAGTgttcaaaaagaaaataatgaaatatctgTTGCAAGAATACAATATACATCAAGATATAGCGCAATCACTGTCGAtatctgataaaaatataatggagATCCCACAACACGACACCCTCGAATCTAATGAAACTTGCCTGTTGAACGTATTGAAAACGAACAAAAGTCTATTAAACGCCGAGGCTCAAAAACTATCGGAGTTACTTAATGATCTGGAGAATACCAAAGTAACACTAGACAAAGTCAAGGAGGAAAGAGAGGCCGACATACTTGAAAAGCAAAGTATTCAAGAAGAGCTGGTGAAGTGCCAAAATGGATTGGAAGAAGCTGCAGCGGAAACCAACAGTTTTAAAAGAAAGTTAAGCGAACTCAACATGAGACTAAACAGTTGTCAAAGTTCACTTCCCAGAATACAAAAAGAAAATCAAATCATGACCAGAAAGGTAAAGTCAGCTGAAGAACAAAATAGTGCAATGAAGAACCAACTGATAGAAATGCAAACCAAAACGGAGATACTAGAAGAAACGCAGAAGCAGCTACGGCAGTCGATAAACGAACAAGCGAACTGCAAAGAAGAAATTAAGAAAGCACAATCAGATTTAAGTAAATGCAACCAGGAGTTAGAGGAAATTTCCGCGGAAAAACAAAGACTCACAAAAGAAATAGAATCGATTCAACATAcccataacaaaattatattggaaTTAATGGCAAAATGTAACGAAGATCGTGGAGTTGAAGAGAAggccatttttaaaataaaaagtctgGAAAAACTTGTGGAAGTtctcaaaaaagaaaataaagagttGAAATTCAAAGTTGTGTCGCTTAAACAAGTAAAAACGATTGGAGATAGTTACAAAGTAAAGCTAAATGAAACAGATATAGAATTAAATGCACTGAAAAGTGAGATGACAATTATTCAAAGACAAATAGAACAAAACAATGAAGACAAAgagaaattagaaaaagaaaTGGTTGAAATACAAACTCAACTAACTCGTGCATTAGACGACAAAAGAAAGTTGGAAATACAACTAAATGAGAaggaaaaaatgaatgaaaaaatatcagaAGTACAAATACAATTAAGCAAGACAATgaatgagaaaaataaattggaattggAAGTGAAAGATTTGAGTCAAcaggtaaataattataaagaagtAGTAGAAAAATTAGAGCAACAGAAAAAAGAAATGGTTGGTTTATTGGAAGAAGCTGATAAAACTCAGAGTAGACTTTTGGAACAGTGCAACTATGGTGACAATGTTAATGCTGAATTTgggttgttaaaaaaattatacgaaGGTCAACAAAGTTTATACCAGAGAAAGCTTTGCCAAAAAGAAGACCAATATAATATGAAAGTAAGGGAAATGGATGAATTGgtagataaaatttgtttaatgagTCCTCAAATAAACGATCACGTAAGGgacgaaatgaaaaaatattttg CAAAATCAATTGATGGTGAAGGTGATATTGTCAGTTGGATAGATCAAAAAGCCAAAATATTAAGTGAACATCTATCTAGTCTTACTGTCTTCGAAATCCAAATTAAAGATTCAGTTACTCgtctattgaataaattagaaataaatattggagATCTATGCGGAAATGATAGAAGTAGTGTTAAATCTATACTCGAAGAGTTGCTatctgtattaaaaattactaaagcaGCTGAAAACAACAAAACTATTAATGCAGATACGTTAAATGTCAAATCCTCGAGTACATACTTACC ACGTACTCCTGTTCAGCGAGGATTAACCGATTGTTT AGTGAAGAGGAAAATGAAATAG
- the LOC109594869 gene encoding flagellar attachment zone protein 1 isoform X1, producing MANTKKLKTHNQLKYVSKVLSDSETSRSTSCGIDTISTDMEDVNVKNYELSFLQDHFELIKGRLFDSEKSLHNKTVLIEIMRVQMREMEQSQKILIDEKNTLKIKYRSIVHDFITLKQMCKELKDDNKHLRTALQKLGNIYSASTGLDHTFIDKFLVEQKVVLNDITCKCDNNALDIPEKKYGPTDKIKCQRCGLYKNFMSIEDVITEYTDVISKLEGELGVLDSSINKLYSSNLDRVIEEDSSKQNDLSYINKEEKMTCVRYVRSTGVETESLEYPPIQQGNLAVSYVKSIMGPSGNNLSIFEENCQLKVQIQYFRSRLKNTEKILLDKEAQIIKLKSRNDKSNKTFLENIVAENDRVVKENKRLSKENERLLKQDEHLLKEKETVITKLKSKIDKLSNEQPPYFKVFKKKIMKYLLQEYNIHQDIAQSLSISDKNIMEIPQHDTLESNETCLLNVLKTNKSLLNAEAQKLSELLNDLENTKVTLDKVKEEREADILEKQSIQEELVKCQNGLEEAAAETNSFKRKLSELNMRLNSCQSSLPRIQKENQIMTRKVKSAEEQNSAMKNQLIEMQTKTEILEETQKQLRQSINEQANCKEEIKKAQSDLSKCNQELEEISAEKQRLTKEIESIQHTHNKIILELMAKCNEDRGVEEKAIFKIKSLEKLVEVLKKENKELKFKVVSLKQVKTIGDSYKVKLNETDIELNALKSEMTIIQRQIEQNNEDKEKLEKEMVEIQTQLTRALDDKRKLEIQLNEKEKMNEKISEVQIQLSKTMNEKNKLELEVKDLSQQVNNYKEVVEKLEQQKKEMVGLLEEADKTQSRLLEQCNYGDNVNAEFGLLKKLYEGQQSLYQRKLCQKEDQYNMKVREMDELVDKICLMSPQINDHVRDEMKKYFAKSIDGEGDIVSWIDQKAKILSEHLSSLTVFEIQIKDSVTRLLNKLEINIGDLCGNDRSSVKSILEELLSVLKITKAAENNKTINADTLNVKSSSTYLPRTPVQRGLTDCLGIKQLSSLPDPSEEENEIEICCQNYDKYSTVTSNDASEFIEHKENNNNLSTEKSVLSKKPKTSDANKKSRLKTPPRKSPTCAKSKIPVRERVHTESVKSLKLGNRKISEKSEKRKLWHH from the exons ATGGCAAATACTAAGAAGCTAAAAACACACAATcagttaaaatatgtttcaaaagTGCTTTCCGATTCAGAAACATCCAGGTCCACATCATGCGGAATTGATACTATTTCCACTGACATGGAagatgtaaatgtaaaaaattacgaATTGAGC TTTCTTCAAGACCATTTTGAACTAATCAAAGGGCGATTATTTGACTCAGAAAAGTCGttacataataaaacagtTCTTATCGAAATAATGAGAGTACAAATGAGAGAAATGGAGCAGTctcaaaaaatactaattgatgagaaaaataccttaaaaataaaatacagatcCATCGTTCATGATTTTATTACCTTGAAACAAATGTGTAAAGAA TTGAAAGACGACAATAAGCATTTACGTACTGCCTTGCAAAAACTAGGAAACAT ATATAGTGCAAGCACTGGCTTAGACCATACGTTCATTGATAAATTTCTCGTGGAACAAAAGGTCGTCCTAAACGATATTACATGTAAATGTGATAACAATGCCTTAGATATCCCAGAAAAGAAGTATGGACCAACTGATAAAATCAAATGTCAAAGATGTggtctatataaaaattttatgagtaTTGAGGATGTCATAACGGAATACACAGATGTAATATCAAAGCTTGAAGGTGAACTCGGTGTATTAGATTCATCCATAAACAAGCTATATTCCAGTAATTTGGACAGAGTGATTGAAGAAGACTCTTCTAAGCAGAACGACTTATCCTAcataaataaagaagaaaaaatgacTTGTGTGCGATACGTCCGTAGCACAGGTGTAGAGACTGAGAGTTTAGAGTATCCACCTATACAACAAGGAAATTTAGCTGTTTCTTATGTTAAAAGCATAATGGGGCcgtcaggaaataatttatctatttttgaagaaaactgTCAGCTTAAGGTACAGATTCAATATTTTCGATCACGTTTAAAaaacacagaaaaaatattactggACAAAGAAGcccaaataataaaactgaaaagcAGAAATGATAAATCGAACAAaacttttttggaaaatattgtgGCGGAGAACGACAGAGTAGTTAAAGAGAACAAACGCCTTTCGAAAGAGAACGAACGTCTCCTAAAACAAGACGAACACCTGCTGAAAGAAAAAGAAACTGTAATAACCAaattaaagtctaaaattgaCAAACTTTCGAATGAGCAACCACCTTATTTTAAAGTgttcaaaaagaaaataatgaaatatctgTTGCAAGAATACAATATACATCAAGATATAGCGCAATCACTGTCGAtatctgataaaaatataatggagATCCCACAACACGACACCCTCGAATCTAATGAAACTTGCCTGTTGAACGTATTGAAAACGAACAAAAGTCTATTAAACGCCGAGGCTCAAAAACTATCGGAGTTACTTAATGATCTGGAGAATACCAAAGTAACACTAGACAAAGTCAAGGAGGAAAGAGAGGCCGACATACTTGAAAAGCAAAGTATTCAAGAAGAGCTGGTGAAGTGCCAAAATGGATTGGAAGAAGCTGCAGCGGAAACCAACAGTTTTAAAAGAAAGTTAAGCGAACTCAACATGAGACTAAACAGTTGTCAAAGTTCACTTCCCAGAATACAAAAAGAAAATCAAATCATGACCAGAAAGGTAAAGTCAGCTGAAGAACAAAATAGTGCAATGAAGAACCAACTGATAGAAATGCAAACCAAAACGGAGATACTAGAAGAAACGCAGAAGCAGCTACGGCAGTCGATAAACGAACAAGCGAACTGCAAAGAAGAAATTAAGAAAGCACAATCAGATTTAAGTAAATGCAACCAGGAGTTAGAGGAAATTTCCGCGGAAAAACAAAGACTCACAAAAGAAATAGAATCGATTCAACATAcccataacaaaattatattggaaTTAATGGCAAAATGTAACGAAGATCGTGGAGTTGAAGAGAAggccatttttaaaataaaaagtctgGAAAAACTTGTGGAAGTtctcaaaaaagaaaataaagagttGAAATTCAAAGTTGTGTCGCTTAAACAAGTAAAAACGATTGGAGATAGTTACAAAGTAAAGCTAAATGAAACAGATATAGAATTAAATGCACTGAAAAGTGAGATGACAATTATTCAAAGACAAATAGAACAAAACAATGAAGACAAAgagaaattagaaaaagaaaTGGTTGAAATACAAACTCAACTAACTCGTGCATTAGACGACAAAAGAAAGTTGGAAATACAACTAAATGAGAaggaaaaaatgaatgaaaaaatatcagaAGTACAAATACAATTAAGCAAGACAATgaatgagaaaaataaattggaattggAAGTGAAAGATTTGAGTCAAcaggtaaataattataaagaagtAGTAGAAAAATTAGAGCAACAGAAAAAAGAAATGGTTGGTTTATTGGAAGAAGCTGATAAAACTCAGAGTAGACTTTTGGAACAGTGCAACTATGGTGACAATGTTAATGCTGAATTTgggttgttaaaaaaattatacgaaGGTCAACAAAGTTTATACCAGAGAAAGCTTTGCCAAAAAGAAGACCAATATAATATGAAAGTAAGGGAAATGGATGAATTGgtagataaaatttgtttaatgagTCCTCAAATAAACGATCACGTAAGGgacgaaatgaaaaaatattttg CAAAATCAATTGATGGTGAAGGTGATATTGTCAGTTGGATAGATCAAAAAGCCAAAATATTAAGTGAACATCTATCTAGTCTTACTGTCTTCGAAATCCAAATTAAAGATTCAGTTACTCgtctattgaataaattagaaataaatattggagATCTATGCGGAAATGATAGAAGTAGTGTTAAATCTATACTCGAAGAGTTGCTatctgtattaaaaattactaaagcaGCTGAAAACAACAAAACTATTAATGCAGATACGTTAAATGTCAAATCCTCGAGTACATACTTACC ACGTACTCCTGTTCAGCGAGGATTAACCGATTGTTTAGG TATAAAACAGCTAAGTTCTTTGCCAGATCCaag TGAAGAGGAAAATGAAATAGAAATTTGTTGTCAAAATTACGATAAGTATTCAACGGTAACATCAAATGATGCAAGTGAATTCATAGAACacaaggaaaataataataatctcagTACtga aaaatctgtCTTGTCCAAGAAACCCAAAACGTCTGACGCAAATAAGAA ATCTAGATTGAAAACACCACCGAGAAAGTCTCCAACCTGTGCTAAATCTAAGATTCCAGTTCGTGAAAGAGTACACACTGAATC GGTGAAGAGTCTTAAACTTGGAAATCgtaaaatatcagaaaaatcAGAGAAACGCAAATTGTGGCATCACTAA
- the LOC109594869 gene encoding flagellar attachment zone protein 1 isoform X2: protein MANTKKLKTHNQLKYVSKVLSDSETSRSTSCGIDTISTDMEDVNFLQDHFELIKGRLFDSEKSLHNKTVLIEIMRVQMREMEQSQKILIDEKNTLKIKYRSIVHDFITLKQMCKELKDDNKHLRTALQKLGNIYSASTGLDHTFIDKFLVEQKVVLNDITCKCDNNALDIPEKKYGPTDKIKCQRCGLYKNFMSIEDVITEYTDVISKLEGELGVLDSSINKLYSSNLDRVIEEDSSKQNDLSYINKEEKMTCVRYVRSTGVETESLEYPPIQQGNLAVSYVKSIMGPSGNNLSIFEENCQLKVQIQYFRSRLKNTEKILLDKEAQIIKLKSRNDKSNKTFLENIVAENDRVVKENKRLSKENERLLKQDEHLLKEKETVITKLKSKIDKLSNEQPPYFKVFKKKIMKYLLQEYNIHQDIAQSLSISDKNIMEIPQHDTLESNETCLLNVLKTNKSLLNAEAQKLSELLNDLENTKVTLDKVKEEREADILEKQSIQEELVKCQNGLEEAAAETNSFKRKLSELNMRLNSCQSSLPRIQKENQIMTRKVKSAEEQNSAMKNQLIEMQTKTEILEETQKQLRQSINEQANCKEEIKKAQSDLSKCNQELEEISAEKQRLTKEIESIQHTHNKIILELMAKCNEDRGVEEKAIFKIKSLEKLVEVLKKENKELKFKVVSLKQVKTIGDSYKVKLNETDIELNALKSEMTIIQRQIEQNNEDKEKLEKEMVEIQTQLTRALDDKRKLEIQLNEKEKMNEKISEVQIQLSKTMNEKNKLELEVKDLSQQVNNYKEVVEKLEQQKKEMVGLLEEADKTQSRLLEQCNYGDNVNAEFGLLKKLYEGQQSLYQRKLCQKEDQYNMKVREMDELVDKICLMSPQINDHVRDEMKKYFAKSIDGEGDIVSWIDQKAKILSEHLSSLTVFEIQIKDSVTRLLNKLEINIGDLCGNDRSSVKSILEELLSVLKITKAAENNKTINADTLNVKSSSTYLPRTPVQRGLTDCLGIKQLSSLPDPSEEENEIEICCQNYDKYSTVTSNDASEFIEHKENNNNLSTEKSVLSKKPKTSDANKKSRLKTPPRKSPTCAKSKIPVRERVHTESVKSLKLGNRKISEKSEKRKLWHH, encoded by the exons ATGGCAAATACTAAGAAGCTAAAAACACACAATcagttaaaatatgtttcaaaagTGCTTTCCGATTCAGAAACATCCAGGTCCACATCATGCGGAATTGATACTATTTCCACTGACATGGAagatgtaaat TTTCTTCAAGACCATTTTGAACTAATCAAAGGGCGATTATTTGACTCAGAAAAGTCGttacataataaaacagtTCTTATCGAAATAATGAGAGTACAAATGAGAGAAATGGAGCAGTctcaaaaaatactaattgatgagaaaaataccttaaaaataaaatacagatcCATCGTTCATGATTTTATTACCTTGAAACAAATGTGTAAAGAA TTGAAAGACGACAATAAGCATTTACGTACTGCCTTGCAAAAACTAGGAAACAT ATATAGTGCAAGCACTGGCTTAGACCATACGTTCATTGATAAATTTCTCGTGGAACAAAAGGTCGTCCTAAACGATATTACATGTAAATGTGATAACAATGCCTTAGATATCCCAGAAAAGAAGTATGGACCAACTGATAAAATCAAATGTCAAAGATGTggtctatataaaaattttatgagtaTTGAGGATGTCATAACGGAATACACAGATGTAATATCAAAGCTTGAAGGTGAACTCGGTGTATTAGATTCATCCATAAACAAGCTATATTCCAGTAATTTGGACAGAGTGATTGAAGAAGACTCTTCTAAGCAGAACGACTTATCCTAcataaataaagaagaaaaaatgacTTGTGTGCGATACGTCCGTAGCACAGGTGTAGAGACTGAGAGTTTAGAGTATCCACCTATACAACAAGGAAATTTAGCTGTTTCTTATGTTAAAAGCATAATGGGGCcgtcaggaaataatttatctatttttgaagaaaactgTCAGCTTAAGGTACAGATTCAATATTTTCGATCACGTTTAAAaaacacagaaaaaatattactggACAAAGAAGcccaaataataaaactgaaaagcAGAAATGATAAATCGAACAAaacttttttggaaaatattgtgGCGGAGAACGACAGAGTAGTTAAAGAGAACAAACGCCTTTCGAAAGAGAACGAACGTCTCCTAAAACAAGACGAACACCTGCTGAAAGAAAAAGAAACTGTAATAACCAaattaaagtctaaaattgaCAAACTTTCGAATGAGCAACCACCTTATTTTAAAGTgttcaaaaagaaaataatgaaatatctgTTGCAAGAATACAATATACATCAAGATATAGCGCAATCACTGTCGAtatctgataaaaatataatggagATCCCACAACACGACACCCTCGAATCTAATGAAACTTGCCTGTTGAACGTATTGAAAACGAACAAAAGTCTATTAAACGCCGAGGCTCAAAAACTATCGGAGTTACTTAATGATCTGGAGAATACCAAAGTAACACTAGACAAAGTCAAGGAGGAAAGAGAGGCCGACATACTTGAAAAGCAAAGTATTCAAGAAGAGCTGGTGAAGTGCCAAAATGGATTGGAAGAAGCTGCAGCGGAAACCAACAGTTTTAAAAGAAAGTTAAGCGAACTCAACATGAGACTAAACAGTTGTCAAAGTTCACTTCCCAGAATACAAAAAGAAAATCAAATCATGACCAGAAAGGTAAAGTCAGCTGAAGAACAAAATAGTGCAATGAAGAACCAACTGATAGAAATGCAAACCAAAACGGAGATACTAGAAGAAACGCAGAAGCAGCTACGGCAGTCGATAAACGAACAAGCGAACTGCAAAGAAGAAATTAAGAAAGCACAATCAGATTTAAGTAAATGCAACCAGGAGTTAGAGGAAATTTCCGCGGAAAAACAAAGACTCACAAAAGAAATAGAATCGATTCAACATAcccataacaaaattatattggaaTTAATGGCAAAATGTAACGAAGATCGTGGAGTTGAAGAGAAggccatttttaaaataaaaagtctgGAAAAACTTGTGGAAGTtctcaaaaaagaaaataaagagttGAAATTCAAAGTTGTGTCGCTTAAACAAGTAAAAACGATTGGAGATAGTTACAAAGTAAAGCTAAATGAAACAGATATAGAATTAAATGCACTGAAAAGTGAGATGACAATTATTCAAAGACAAATAGAACAAAACAATGAAGACAAAgagaaattagaaaaagaaaTGGTTGAAATACAAACTCAACTAACTCGTGCATTAGACGACAAAAGAAAGTTGGAAATACAACTAAATGAGAaggaaaaaatgaatgaaaaaatatcagaAGTACAAATACAATTAAGCAAGACAATgaatgagaaaaataaattggaattggAAGTGAAAGATTTGAGTCAAcaggtaaataattataaagaagtAGTAGAAAAATTAGAGCAACAGAAAAAAGAAATGGTTGGTTTATTGGAAGAAGCTGATAAAACTCAGAGTAGACTTTTGGAACAGTGCAACTATGGTGACAATGTTAATGCTGAATTTgggttgttaaaaaaattatacgaaGGTCAACAAAGTTTATACCAGAGAAAGCTTTGCCAAAAAGAAGACCAATATAATATGAAAGTAAGGGAAATGGATGAATTGgtagataaaatttgtttaatgagTCCTCAAATAAACGATCACGTAAGGgacgaaatgaaaaaatattttg CAAAATCAATTGATGGTGAAGGTGATATTGTCAGTTGGATAGATCAAAAAGCCAAAATATTAAGTGAACATCTATCTAGTCTTACTGTCTTCGAAATCCAAATTAAAGATTCAGTTACTCgtctattgaataaattagaaataaatattggagATCTATGCGGAAATGATAGAAGTAGTGTTAAATCTATACTCGAAGAGTTGCTatctgtattaaaaattactaaagcaGCTGAAAACAACAAAACTATTAATGCAGATACGTTAAATGTCAAATCCTCGAGTACATACTTACC ACGTACTCCTGTTCAGCGAGGATTAACCGATTGTTTAGG TATAAAACAGCTAAGTTCTTTGCCAGATCCaag TGAAGAGGAAAATGAAATAGAAATTTGTTGTCAAAATTACGATAAGTATTCAACGGTAACATCAAATGATGCAAGTGAATTCATAGAACacaaggaaaataataataatctcagTACtga aaaatctgtCTTGTCCAAGAAACCCAAAACGTCTGACGCAAATAAGAA ATCTAGATTGAAAACACCACCGAGAAAGTCTCCAACCTGTGCTAAATCTAAGATTCCAGTTCGTGAAAGAGTACACACTGAATC GGTGAAGAGTCTTAAACTTGGAAATCgtaaaatatcagaaaaatcAGAGAAACGCAAATTGTGGCATCACTAA